In one window of Burkholderia sp. NRF60-BP8 DNA:
- a CDS encoding TA system VapC family ribonuclease toxin has protein sequence MITYLLDVNVLIALLDPSHVQHESAHAWFGRVGYASWATCPLTENGVLRIIGHPKYPNTMGSPVSVAPLVAQLRGHAGHTFWPDDVSLLDAEHVDATRLLSSAQLTDTYLLALARAHSGKLASFDRRLVVDAVPNGRKHFELIS, from the coding sequence TTGATCACCTACCTTCTCGACGTCAATGTTCTTATTGCATTGCTGGACCCTTCGCACGTTCAGCACGAATCCGCGCACGCATGGTTCGGTCGCGTCGGATACGCTAGCTGGGCCACATGCCCCCTGACCGAGAACGGCGTTCTTCGGATCATCGGTCATCCAAAATATCCGAATACGATGGGTTCGCCGGTATCCGTTGCGCCGCTCGTCGCGCAACTGCGGGGCCACGCAGGCCATACTTTCTGGCCGGACGATGTGAGCTTGCTCGACGCAGAACACGTCGATGCGACTCGCTTGTTGTCCTCTGCGCAGCTGACCGACACGTATCTGCTCGCGCTCGCTCGCGCGCACAGCGGCAAGCTCGCGAGCTTCGATCGGCGACTTGTCGTCGATGCAGTGCCGAACGGCAGAAAACACTTCGAATTGATTTCTTGA
- a CDS encoding DUF2191 domain-containing protein has translation MRTTIDIDDDVLAFARERARPGTSIGKVISELARAALQRTPANQTSRNGLPLMPVSSSAHPVTLDTVNQLRDDSL, from the coding sequence ATGCGTACCACGATCGATATCGATGACGACGTCCTCGCATTCGCCCGGGAACGTGCAAGGCCGGGTACAAGTATCGGCAAGGTCATTTCCGAACTCGCTCGCGCCGCATTGCAGCGAACGCCGGCCAACCAGACGAGCCGCAACGGGTTACCTCTGATGCCGGTCTCGTCGTCAGCCCACCCGGTCACGCTTGATACTGTTAATCAACTTCGTGACGATTCGCTTTGA
- a CDS encoding NUDIX hydrolase: MKERATVLCRRGDRILLVARLNARWALPGGQPHDGESLRDAARRELLEETGLTCGHARYLFRIAGTHKLHHVFLAEIDPAAIAHPAQEIAHCAWIDRESLTSLHCSRPTPMIVEFAFEWLRQPRLVPGVVDRDVFADIAA, from the coding sequence ATGAAAGAACGCGCCACCGTCCTTTGTCGACGCGGCGACCGGATCCTTCTGGTCGCCCGGTTGAATGCCCGCTGGGCGCTGCCCGGCGGCCAGCCGCACGACGGCGAATCGCTGCGCGACGCCGCGCGGCGCGAGCTGCTGGAAGAAACCGGCCTCACATGCGGCCACGCCCGTTATCTGTTCCGGATCGCGGGCACGCACAAGCTGCATCACGTGTTTCTCGCCGAGATCGATCCGGCTGCGATCGCGCACCCCGCGCAGGAGATCGCACACTGCGCGTGGATCGACCGCGAATCGCTCACGTCGCTACATTGCAGCCGGCCGACGCCGATGATCGTCGAGTTCGCGTTCGAATGGCTGCGGCAGCCGCGCCTCGTGCCCGGTGTAGTCGACCGCGACGTGTTCGCCGATATCGCGGCCTGA
- a CDS encoding mechanosensitive ion channel family protein, with product MSLDQLHPERWTFLWNALSTLSIKLCAALALLVAGWWLSKRIGNWLNRLLSNKERVDDTLRPILCDVAVWGIRIVAMVGALSQLGIETASIVAVLGAAGLAIGLALQGTMQNIAAGIMLLLLRPFKVGDYIDGGAGVAGTVDEVGLFMTRLTKPDGICEYVPNSALWGSAIRNYTRNPTRRLDLEVEVSVHDDIDRALDALRGLALADPDVLQDPEPNVMVMRFDDSTAVANMRVWTHTDKFWDMRWRLARQARKALADANCALPIRTRELHIVHDAERRADSTRVRRV from the coding sequence ATGTCTCTCGATCAACTTCACCCGGAACGCTGGACGTTCCTGTGGAACGCGTTGTCCACGCTCTCCATCAAACTCTGCGCTGCGCTGGCGCTGCTCGTCGCCGGCTGGTGGCTGTCGAAGCGCATCGGCAACTGGCTGAACCGGCTGCTCTCGAACAAGGAGCGCGTCGACGACACGCTGCGCCCGATCCTCTGCGACGTCGCCGTATGGGGTATCCGCATCGTCGCGATGGTCGGCGCGCTGTCGCAACTCGGCATCGAAACCGCGAGCATCGTCGCGGTGCTCGGCGCGGCCGGCCTCGCGATCGGGCTCGCGCTGCAAGGCACGATGCAGAACATCGCGGCCGGCATCATGCTGTTGTTGCTGCGCCCGTTCAAGGTGGGCGATTACATCGACGGCGGCGCCGGTGTGGCCGGCACCGTCGACGAGGTCGGGCTGTTCATGACGCGCCTGACGAAACCGGACGGCATCTGCGAATACGTGCCGAACAGCGCGCTGTGGGGCAGCGCGATCCGCAACTACACGCGCAATCCGACGCGCCGCCTCGACCTCGAAGTCGAAGTGTCCGTGCACGACGACATCGACCGCGCGCTCGACGCGCTGCGCGGGCTCGCGCTCGCCGATCCCGACGTGCTGCAAGATCCGGAGCCGAACGTCATGGTGATGCGCTTCGACGACAGCACCGCGGTCGCGAACATGCGCGTGTGGACGCATACGGACAAGTTCTGGGACATGCGCTGGCGTCTCGCGCGACAGGCGCGCAAGGCGCTCGCGGATGCGAACTGCGCGCTGCCGATCCGCACGCGCGAGCTGCACATCGTGCACGACGCGGAGCGTCGCGCGGACAGCACGCGCGTCCGACGCGTGTAA
- a CDS encoding M23 family metallopeptidase: MRFDLRSRLAREQGRSVRCGVVRFPMYRALLRGVIAAACVAGAQSAPAQGAHDVAPFAFATAETADLVDVPFFNSARTTWGDLRASAAAPLDVAYASRALNVSADAERDDPVARFGACVAYRVLCEIARGAVERDYASRFDYGLASALPVTSAQSAFAHGPVDLASAEPFTLAQPDRGTRAGAIVGSLHASLARADLPEGVAAQIVRMLAGRVDPKQRAAHGDTFRVAFEPDRDATQPGRARVTALDIRFRGQHVAAVWFVPQAGSSGAYYDLGGMPLAGAHFAMPVAATRISSRFGTRVHPVTGARHVHSGVDLAAPTGRAVHASAHGVVTFIGTEPRGYGKYVVIRHDGGYASYYAHLSAFAPTLRVGARVVRGQRVGAVGSTGTATGPHLHFEVRRHARLVDPIELVHASSAAKLTGAQRVAFNRVARDARTQLASATFAQPVAMSTPSAPHAG; this comes from the coding sequence ATGCGGTTCGACCTGCGTTCCCGTCTCGCACGCGAACAAGGTCGATCCGTCCGATGCGGCGTCGTGCGTTTCCCGATGTACCGCGCGCTGTTGCGCGGCGTCATCGCGGCAGCTTGCGTGGCCGGCGCTCAGAGCGCGCCAGCCCAGGGCGCTCACGATGTCGCCCCCTTCGCATTCGCGACGGCGGAAACGGCCGATCTTGTCGACGTGCCTTTCTTCAATTCCGCGCGCACGACGTGGGGCGACCTGCGTGCATCGGCGGCCGCGCCGCTCGACGTCGCGTATGCGTCGCGTGCGTTGAACGTGTCGGCAGATGCGGAGCGCGACGATCCGGTGGCGCGCTTCGGCGCCTGCGTTGCGTATCGCGTGCTGTGCGAGATCGCACGCGGTGCGGTCGAGCGCGACTATGCGTCGCGGTTCGATTACGGGCTGGCGTCGGCGTTGCCCGTGACGAGCGCGCAATCGGCGTTTGCGCACGGTCCCGTCGATCTGGCATCCGCCGAGCCGTTCACGCTCGCGCAGCCGGATCGCGGCACGCGCGCCGGCGCAATCGTCGGCAGCCTGCACGCGTCGCTGGCGCGCGCGGATCTTCCGGAGGGCGTTGCCGCGCAGATCGTCCGCATGCTGGCCGGGCGCGTCGATCCGAAGCAGCGCGCCGCGCATGGCGATACTTTCCGCGTGGCGTTCGAGCCCGACCGCGACGCAACGCAGCCGGGCCGCGCACGCGTGACGGCGCTCGACATTCGCTTTCGCGGGCAGCACGTCGCGGCCGTCTGGTTCGTCCCGCAGGCCGGCTCGTCGGGCGCCTATTACGACCTCGGCGGCATGCCGCTCGCCGGCGCACACTTCGCGATGCCGGTTGCCGCGACGCGCATCAGCTCGCGATTCGGCACGCGCGTGCATCCGGTGACCGGTGCGCGTCACGTGCATTCCGGCGTCGATCTCGCCGCACCGACGGGACGCGCCGTCCATGCGTCGGCGCACGGCGTCGTGACGTTCATCGGTACCGAGCCGCGCGGCTACGGCAAGTACGTGGTGATTCGGCATGACGGCGGCTACGCGTCGTACTACGCGCACCTGTCGGCGTTCGCGCCGACGCTGCGAGTCGGGGCGCGCGTCGTGCGCGGCCAGCGCGTCGGCGCGGTCGGCAGCACCGGGACGGCCACCGGCCCGCATCTGCACTTCGAGGTGCGCCGGCATGCCCGCCTGGTCGATCCGATCGAACTCGTGCACGCATCCAGCGCGGCGAAACTGACGGGCGCACAGCGCGTGGCGTTCAACCGCGTGGCCCGTGACGCACGTACGCAACTGGCGTCGGCCACATTCGCGCAGCCGGTTGCGATGTCGACGCCTTCGGCGCCGCATGCCGGCTGA
- a CDS encoding catalase family peroxidase — MSKLDFTSKRTWGALAAIAAVAGALTSAFAWTAGWIGSRTTSVSLVSETPQPFPPGFRRAHGKGVCFAGIFRPDPAAASLSTARVFRQADIPVVGRLSIGTGSPYAADSSTTTLSMALLLTTDDKQQWRMAMNNQPYFATHEPEGFLAMQQATAPDPATGQPDPARVSAFLKAYPEAEKFMKWAARESAPGSFAGATFYSVNAFYLVAADGHRQPVRWMMRPHDPFMPMSDAQRQKADHDFLFEGVRERLARKPLYWDYVLQLAQPGDPVDDASQPWPADRKQRVAGTLEMTRVVEQAEGACRDINFDPSIVPAGVEVSNDPILNARSGAYAHSFNRREREIGYGKATDAVGKQEVK; from the coding sequence ATGTCAAAACTGGATTTCACGTCAAAACGCACGTGGGGGGCGCTGGCGGCGATCGCCGCCGTTGCGGGCGCGCTGACGTCCGCCTTTGCGTGGACGGCCGGCTGGATCGGCTCGCGCACGACGAGCGTATCGCTGGTGTCGGAAACCCCGCAGCCGTTTCCGCCCGGCTTTCGCCGCGCGCACGGCAAGGGCGTCTGCTTCGCCGGCATCTTCCGTCCCGACCCTGCGGCTGCATCTTTGTCGACCGCGCGCGTCTTCAGGCAGGCGGACATTCCGGTCGTCGGGCGGCTCTCGATCGGCACCGGCAGTCCGTACGCGGCGGACAGTTCCACGACGACGCTGAGCATGGCGCTGCTGCTGACGACCGACGACAAGCAGCAATGGCGCATGGCGATGAACAACCAGCCGTACTTCGCGACACACGAACCGGAGGGCTTTCTGGCCATGCAGCAGGCGACCGCGCCCGATCCGGCCACCGGCCAGCCCGACCCTGCACGGGTTTCCGCGTTCCTGAAAGCGTACCCGGAGGCGGAGAAGTTCATGAAATGGGCGGCGCGGGAGTCGGCCCCGGGCAGTTTCGCGGGCGCGACGTTCTACAGCGTCAACGCCTTCTATCTCGTGGCCGCCGACGGTCACCGGCAGCCGGTGCGCTGGATGATGCGTCCGCATGATCCGTTCATGCCGATGAGCGACGCACAGCGGCAGAAGGCCGACCACGACTTCCTGTTCGAAGGCGTGCGCGAGCGCCTCGCCCGGAAGCCGCTCTATTGGGACTACGTGCTGCAACTGGCGCAGCCGGGCGATCCCGTCGACGACGCGTCGCAGCCGTGGCCGGCCGATCGCAAGCAGCGCGTCGCCGGCACGCTGGAGATGACGCGCGTCGTCGAACAGGCCGAGGGCGCGTGCCGCGACATCAACTTCGATCCGTCGATCGTGCCCGCGGGCGTCGAGGTGTCGAACGATCCGATCCTGAACGCGCGTTCGGGGGCATACGCGCATTCGTTCAATCGCCGAGAGCGGGAAATTGGCTACGGCAAGGCGACCGACGCGGTCGGCAAGCAGGAGGTCAAATGA
- a CDS encoding cytochrome b, with protein MKPRKITNGGAPRHFNALARGLHWLMAAMILAMLFIGAGMMTSLHHRIWLIDLHRPLGIAILVLALLRVANRLRSRPPALPERLPYWQVLAAKASHWALYALMLALPLIGWALLSAGGFPIVLFKGVNLPAIVPASPTLFAWLRDAHGLLARLLFVVVLAHLSAALVHAWIYRDGVFSSMARGGRQCG; from the coding sequence ATGAAACCGCGCAAGATCACGAACGGCGGCGCACCGCGCCACTTCAACGCGCTGGCGCGCGGTCTGCACTGGCTGATGGCTGCGATGATCCTGGCCATGCTGTTCATCGGCGCCGGAATGATGACGTCGTTGCATCACCGGATCTGGTTGATCGACCTGCATCGGCCGCTGGGTATCGCGATCCTCGTACTGGCGCTGCTGCGCGTCGCGAACCGTCTGCGCAGCCGGCCGCCGGCACTGCCGGAGCGCTTGCCGTATTGGCAGGTACTCGCAGCGAAAGCGTCGCACTGGGCACTGTATGCGCTGATGCTGGCATTGCCTCTGATCGGCTGGGCATTGTTGTCGGCGGGCGGCTTCCCGATCGTGCTGTTCAAGGGCGTCAACCTGCCCGCGATCGTACCGGCCAGTCCGACGCTCTTCGCATGGTTGCGCGACGCGCATGGCTTGTTGGCGCGGCTGCTGTTCGTCGTCGTGCTGGCCCATCTGTCGGCCGCCCTGGTTCATGCGTGGATTTACCGAGACGGCGTTTTCTCCAGCATGGCGCGAGGTGGGCGGCAGTGCGGCTGA